A genomic region of Vanessa tameamea isolate UH-Manoa-2023 chromosome 11, ilVanTame1 primary haplotype, whole genome shotgun sequence contains the following coding sequences:
- the LOC113396162 gene encoding pupal cuticle protein C1B-like, with product MMLKVLLLAYVAAAVQAGGLIAPASYYGSYAYGGWNPYSSYPAQPAIATQHSNILRSPFNLGQVSTYTKAVDTPFSSVRKADVRVSNPGIAIAPTYHGIAAPLVGAPLPAPRVATGLLGVAFSAAPAVSHMTYTNGLGLAYGW from the exons ATGATGTTAAAG gtaTTATTGTTAGCGTACGTGGCCGCGGCTGTTCAGGCCGGAGGGCTGATTGCACCTGCCAGTTATTACGGTTCTTATGCCTATGGTGGCTGGAATCCTTACAGCTCATATCCAGCTCAACCAGCTATTGCTACACAACATTCTAATATATTGAGATCACCGTTTAACTTGGGGCAG gTGTCGACCTACACCAAGGCCGTAGATACTCCATTTTCGAGTGTGCGCAAAGCCGATGTACGTGTAAGCAATCCAGGCATCGCTATCGCTCCAACTTACCACGGCATAGCTGCACCCTTAGTTGGCGCACCACTACCAGCTCCTAGA GTGGCTACTGGTCTTTTGGGCGTGGCTTTCTCTGCTGCACCTGCAGTTTCACACATGACCTATACTAATGGACTTGGCCTGGCTTACGGATGGTAA
- the Asns gene encoding asparagine synthetase [glutamine-hydrolyzing], with the protein MCGIWATFGTEGGLSATCLKCFSAIVHRGPDAWRIEQDAREPLGTLGFQRLAIVDGLHGMQPMRLHRYPRITLICNGEIYNYKRLQDQYNFPYETNCDVEAIIHCYENFGISDAVKKLDGVFAFCLVDGEKRKIFISRDPYGVRPLFKLQDDENGFMAICSEAKGLIGLKQKASETSTLGQFPPGHLEEWDMLEGGKVKLNKTEQYFTPGTAPRFLPFVSEEEISELSVYEKTAYLLEAACKKRLMSDRRIGCLLSGGLDSSLITALVVKLAKIHKLPYKIQTFAIGMGDSPDLIAARTVAEYLGTEHHEVKFDENDVKQELDNVIYHLESYDITTTRASLPMYLLAKYIKENTDTTVVFSGEGADEVAQGYIYFRDAPDTKAAHDESIRLLSDIYLYDGLRADRTTSAFSLELRVPFLDIQFTNHYLNIEPSLRQPQNGVEKHLLRNSFAKSGLLPDTILFRHKEAFSDGVASVKKSLFTTIDEIIRERLPNEIPCYPGVQPNTPESKYYRYIFEKSFSGQHNFTPYYWMPKWVQVSDPSARFIKHYAAL; encoded by the coding sequence ATGTGTGGAATTTGGGCAACATTTGGAACTGAGGGAGGTCTCAGCGCCACCTGCCTTAAATGTTTTTCTGCAATAGTACACCGCGGACCAGACGCATGGCGAATAGAACAAGACGCAAGAGAACCACTCGGTACACTTGGCTTCCAAAGACTCGCTATTGTTGACGGTCTACATGGTATGCAACCTATGCGATTACATCGTTACCCTCGAATAACTCTCATTTGTAACGGTGAAATATACAACTACAAACGACTTCAAGATCAATACAATTTCCCATATGAAACAAACTGCGACGTGGAGGCCATTATTCACTGTTACGAAAACTTTGGCATTTCTGATGCCGTTAAAAAACTTGATGGTGTATTCGCATTTTGTTTGGTCGAtggtgaaaaaagaaaaattttcaTTTCTAGGGATCCATACGGTGTCAGACCCCTATTTAAGTTACAAGATGATGAAAATGGTTTTATGGCAATTTGTTCAGAAGCCAAAGGTTTGATTGGATTAAAACAAAAGGCAAGCGAAACGTCGACTTTAGGTCAATTTCCTCCAGGGCATTTAGAAGAATGGGATATGTTAGAGGGCGGTAAAGTTAAACTTAACAAAACTGAACAGTATTTTACGCCTGGTACTGCACCTCGCTTTTTACCATTCGTATCTGAAGAAGAAATCTCAGAGTTAAGTGTTTATGAAAAAACTGCTTATTTATTAGAAGCAGCTTGTAAGAAAAGATTAATGTCCGATAGACGGATAGGATGTCTTCTTAGTGGAGGTTTAGATTCATCACTTATTACTGCTTTAGTAGTAAAGTTAGCCAAAATACACAAACTgccatataaaatacaaacatttgcTATAGGCATGGGAGATTCCCCTGATCTTATCGCAGCACGCACAGTTGCAGAATACCTTGGAACCGAACACCATGAAgtcaaatttgatgaaaatgaTGTAAAACAAGAATTAGATAATGTAATATATCATTTAGAATCATACGATATTACAACCACACGAGCTAGCTTACCGATGTATCTTCTTGCAAAGTACATTAAAGAAAACACAGACACTACGGTCGTATTTAGTGGTGAAGGTGCAGATGAAGTCGCTCAAGGGTACATTTACTTTAGAGATGCTCCAGATACTAAAGCTGCTCACGATGAAAGTATACGTCTGCtttcagatatatatttatacgatgGATTAAGAGCAGATCGAACAACAAGTGCATTTAGCTTAGAACTTCGAGTACCATTCTTAGATATTCAGTTTACTAACCACTATCTTAATATCGAACCTTCTTTACGCCAGCCTCAAAACGGCGTGGAAAAGCATTTACTCCGCAACAGTTTTGCCAAGAGTGGCCTGTTACCGGACACAATTTTATTCAGACATAAAGAAGCATTTAGTGACGGCGTCGCTTCTGTGAAAAAGTCCTTATTCACAACGATTGATGAAATAATTAGAGAAAGATTGCCAAATGAAATTCCTTGCTATCCCGGAGTTCAACCCAACACTCCCGAATCAAAGTATTACCgatacatatttgaaaaatctTTTTCGGGTCAACATAACTTTACACCATATTACTGGATGCCCAAATGGGTCCAAGTGTCGGATCCATCGGCAAGATTTATAAAGCATTATGcagctttataa
- the LOC113396161 gene encoding protein farnesyltransferase/geranylgeranyltransferase type-1 subunit alpha, producing MSESGDSDASWIFYKDRPDWSDVTPIPEDDGPAPVVVIAHSEKFEDVYDYFRAILKTNEKSERALLLTKDAVEFNPANYTVWQYRRDLLQALGTDLKTELEYVEAVIKQSPKNYQVWHHRRVLIEWLQDPSLELEVTGDALQQDPKNYHAWQHRQWAIKTFGLFDKEMDFVDTLINEDVRNNSAWNQRYFVMNNHLGWSDYNVQKEICYALEKIKFVKNNESAWNYLRGVLLHDKRGISGNAVVTSFCEELYKNKCRSPYLLAFIIDICEENLKKGETSCIYNSERAIDLCQALATKYDKIRSKYWNYFSEKIKALQNIKTVEQNNMEE from the exons ATGTCTGAGAGTGGAGACAGTGATGCATCTTGGATTTTCTATAAAGATAGGCCAGATTGGAGTGATGTGACTCCAATACCAGAGGATGATGGTCCAGCACCTGTAGTTGTCATTGCCCACTCTGAAAAAT TTGAAGATGTATATGACTACTTCAGAGCTATATTAAAGACCAATGAAAAATCTGAAAGGGCATTGCTACTTACTAAGGATGCTGTTGAATTCAATCCAGCAAATTATACAGTGTGGCAGTatag gaGAGATCTTCTTCAAGCATTAGGCACTGATCTGAAAACTGAATTAGAATATGTGGAAGCTGTTATCAAACAGTCGCCAAAAAATTATCAG gtatGGCATCATAGAAGGGTCCTAATCGAGTGGCTTCAAGATCCATCTCTGGAGTTGGAAGTTACTGGTGATGCTCTTCAACAAGACCCTAAAAATTACCACGCCTGGCAACACAGACAATGGGCTATAAAGACATTCGG ACTTTTTGATAAGGAGATGGACTTTGTGGATACTTTAATTAATGAAGATGTCCGAAATAACTCTGCATGGAATCAGCGTTACTTCGTTATGAACAACCACCTCGGCTGGTCCGATTATAATGTTCAGAAGGAAATATGCTACGCCTTAGAAAAGATCAAGTttgttaaaaacaatgaaaGTGCTTGGAATTATTTACGAGGAGTTTTGCTTCACGATAAGCGAGGAATAAGTGGTAATGCAGTTGTGACATCGTTTTGTGAggaactttataaaaataaatgtcgatCACCATATTTACTTGCGTTCATTATTGATATCTGTGAAGAAAATCTCAAGAAAGGCGAGACGAGCTGCATATATAATTCCGAAAGAGCAATAGACCTATGTCAAGCCCTGGCCACTAAGTATGATAAAATAAGATCCAAATATTggaattattttagtgaaaaaatTAAGGcattgcaaaatattaaaacagtagaacaaaataatatggAGGAATAA